The Halobacillus amylolyticus nucleotide sequence CCCATCTTATAATCATACTGCTTTGCTTTATCCGGTTTGGCATTTTCATAATCCGTTCTAATATCGGGTTTGTGTGATAGAATGACCCGGGAAACAAACGGCATACGTTCGAGTTTCTCCATTTTAAACTCCGTGTCCTCCTGATCCACATATAGGAGGGCATATTTTTGCTTTTTTGAAGCATGAATTAAATGACCGTGCTTCTTAATTTGACGGATATTTTTCATATGTTGAAAATATACGATGATTCCTTGTCTTTTTACCCTCATAAGATTCCCTACTTCGTTTAGTATTTATGATGATTTTACCAAAAAATTTCATGTTCTTCAATCAAACCACAAGATATTTATAGAAACTCACTTGGAAAATATAAAGAAAACGCCTGTCCCCTTGCACATATATCTTTACGCAAGAAACAGGCGTTCTATGTGTACTGATGCACGTTTTTACGTACCCAGTAAATAATTATGTTAATTAGCAGGCTTATGAAGCACAGCCACAACCTCCGCCAGAACCGCAGCCACAGCCTGAATCAGTAAACACCATACCATTTCTTGGTACCTTAATCTGCTCACTCACGCTAAAAGCAACACTTTGGCTAATTTCGTCCAAGAGCTTTTGAACTTCCCGCTCAGCCTTTTTATAGTGAGCCACTGTTTCATGCATGTCCATTTCACGCTTAACCCCACGTACACTCTTCATTATATTATTGTAATCAGGGTGATAGCGACCAAAACGTTGCACATCTTCATATTGCTCTTTCATATTATTAAAATCGCGGATTAATTTTTGAGCGTCAGCATCAGATTCCAGATCTTGTTTGGCTTGTTGATAATTTTGCATCACTTCTGATTCCATTACCATTTTGCCAATAGATTCGGAATAGTCTAATACATCGACAATTTCCATTGTTGCTAACATAGTTGGTGTCACCTCCAACCCTATTGTACCAAATGGAAAGGCAGAATGAAATATGTGAAATCATTCTGCCCAGTCTCCTCTAATAATAGGGGTACCCCATCGTTTCTTGTCTAGTTTTCTTCTGGTTTTCACGTTGTACGGTTGTAATAAGCTGCTGAATCTGGCCTATGGCTCCATCCAGATCGTCAATATGCTTTGAGACATCTTCCCAATTCACATCCTGCATAAGATCTCCAAACTGTTTCATCCAATCCTTTTTATTACTATTCGTTTGTGACTTGGCTTTAGGTAACGACTTCCAGAAGGAATCTTCTTCTCCTAAAATCATCCACTTCTCATAATAACTTTGGATCAGATTATGGTTCTTCCTTATTTGACTTTTCACATTTGGATTGGCATCAACAAAATTCTTGAATTGCTGAACACTTGGGTGCAAGACTTTTTCACTCATATTACTACACACCTCACTATAGAAATCTACTCTATAGCCTATGCGCCAGCCTAAAAACTGTTCATGGCAGTGATAAGAAGTTCTGCGTGTAATACAGATGATCTACGCCTACCCCGATATGTGTGTATCGTTTATCGAGTAATGATGCACGATGTCCTTCACTATTCAACCAGCCATGAATAGCGGCAGTAGCATCAATGTGCTGTGCTGCAATGTTCTCCCCAGCTCTTACAAAAGGGACATCTCCCAGCCTCAACCTTTCGCCGACACCGTTTCCATTTTGTGAATGATGAGAGAAATAATTATTCTGATTCATGTCTCTGCTATGGCTAAAAGCAACTTTTGCGGCTTCCTTATGTTTCTTTAACCTATCAACCCCCTTGCTCGAACGAATATAATTCGTCATCTCGTAAATTTGTCGTTGAGACCCTTCATTAATTTCACGCCAGTCATCCTCTGTAAGTATCTGTTGCTGCGGTAATTCACCCCTATAGGTTAATTGATAGGGCTGAAGCGTTAATAGAATATCGTTTCTTACTGCACGGATCGCCGAAAGTTTATCGGTAAAGGTATCAAAGTATAGTTGAGCAGACCATTGATCATTTAAGGCAATAAGAGGTCTCTCATTAAGATCTTTGGCTGTCAACTCAAAAGAAAACATTCCATCCTTGAGTGGGAACTTGTTTTGAAAAGCATACTCTTGGTTTAACCGATCATAGCTCTCACCAGTCTTCAAATGCTCGTTTAAATATTGATCGTAAGTAACACTCGTAACCACAGTATCGTCCTTGATGCCAATTTGAAAGTATTGTTCATCTTTGGAATATACCCACCAGTCATATCCATATGAACTTTTATCGATCCTCTCAGGTTCCCCGAATTTTGCAAGGATCTCCTCACTTGATGCCCCTAACCATTTAAAAAAGCCCTCTTGTAAGTGCGCTTGGGACTCTCCATTTTCTAAGTTCTCCTCACCAATAGGCGGTTTGGATGTTTCTTTACCTTCTTCTGCTAATTCACGTGAGGATGTTGTCTCTATCATAAAATAAATCACCCCACATAGCAGAAAAAACAACAGTAAGCCCGTTACCTTTTTCCCCATAGCCTACTCCCCTTTCAACCCTCTTCTATACAATATAAGCTAGACAACCCCCTTCTATGAAAAAAAATATAAAACGACCTTCTATAAATGAATATAGAAGGTCGTTTTAAAAAGCTTATTAATGGAGCTCAGGACGCTCCGAAATATCTTGTAAAGCAACACCAGCAGCATGATCAGACATATCATCCTTAGATAAATCGCCTAGGGAGATAATCCCTGTCAACTTCCCATTCTCTACTACGGGAAGCCGACGAACTTGATGCTTAGCCATTAACTGGCTGGCTTCTTCTAGAGATGTCTCTGGACTAACATGATAGAGATGATCACTCATGACTTGTTGAATAGGTGTAGTATCAGGACTCTTTCCTGCGTACCCTCGAATGACCAAATCACGGTCAGTTACCATTCCCATTAATTGTCCATTTTCATCAGCAATGGGGATGGCACCAACATTTTGTTGTTTCATCATGCTAGCAGCATCATATAAAGTTTCATTAGATTGACAAACAGATACGTCACTTGTCATCACATCTTTTACAGTCTTCATGGAATATCCTCCTTAAAAAAATCAGCTGTCGGTATGTATTGTTCCCGAATTCTTAAATTTATTACATGCACGGCTATGCAATTTATAGTATAATTAAGTGACTGTCAGTAAAGTATGTAAAGTAAATGGAGTCGTTAATGACGACCAAGTGGCAACTTGTTCTTTTTCATACTAAGCTTATGAAAGATACATAATAATTGTGAGGTGTATGCAATGAAATTGGAAGGTACAGGAATCGACGGCCTACTCATTGATGTGGAGCCGCTTACTACAATCATGGAAAGTAATGGATTTATTTTAGGTGGATCCTGGGATTATGAACGAGTAAGCTACGATTATAAAGTAGATTCTCCAGAGAAAAACATTACGTATTATATTCGTATTCAAGGGTACGCTATTGAAGGTGATGTGGATAAAAGGAATGCTGTTATCCAACTGGTGACCCCCCTACTAGGTAAGCATCATTATCCACACGGCGTTGAATACGGCGAGCAAGAAGGATTCTCTTCAAGTATGATTGATAAAGCAACTAATGCAGTTAAAAAAATACAAGAACAAGTCGCACAACATCAAAAATCATAATAAAGACCAAGTGATTCAAGAGTCGCACACCGCTCTGGTGAGCGGCTCTTTTCAGTTACATACTTTTAAAGGCTAAGAAGGGAGTAACGTGATAAATTGTTCCGCTATCTAACTAAACGTCAATGGATGCTCATCCTACTCGCTTTACTTTTTATTATTGCAGGGTATTTCATTCTGCCGATATCAATTCCGCTCATAATCGCACTGATTACCGCCTTGTTTTTAAGTCCTTCTGTGCGATGGATTCAATTTCGATTTCGGATTAACAGAAAGATGTCAGTTACGATCGTCTTTCTCTTATTTCTATTGTTAATTAGCTTGTTGGGTACATACGCAGTAACTGGAGCCATTACACAGATCGTCCAACTTGCAGATAATGCACCATCCTATATTAATCAAATCAATAATGTGTTTATTAATTGGGAAAATAACTTAGATAGCTTCACACAAAATATGCCGCCAGAATTTGTTGATAAAGTAACTAGCGAACTACTGAGCACTTTGGATGCGACAACACAGACGGTTTCACAGAAATTGCAGCTTGGAAATATTGCTGCAATTGCGGCAAAGATCCCAGAGTATCTCGTAAGTTTCCTTGTTTATCTTATTGCTTTATTCTTGTTTATGTTAGATATGCCACGATTAAGAGAGAAGATGCATAATCAATTGACCGAAGCTACATCAGAGAAGGTTAAATTCATGAATGCCCGTTTATCTTATGTAGTTTTCGGTTTTTTAAAAGCACAATTCTTAGTCAGTATTATTATATTTATCGTATCTCTGATCGGACTTTTCTTGATTGCACCAGAGGTAGCCATTGTAATGTCACTGGTTATTTGGGTCATCGACTTCATACCAATTATTGGTTCGATCGCCATATTAGGGCCGTGGTCTTTGTACATGTTCATCACCGGAGACATCACTTTAGGAACAAAACTTGCGATACTGGCTATCATTCTGTTAGCCATTCGTAGAACCGTGGAGCCTAAAGTAATGGGTAGTCACATTGGTTTATCTCCGCTTGCTACATTAATTGCAATGTATCTAGGCTTACAACTAATCGGATTAATGGGCTTTATCCTCGGTCCGCTTACACTGATTGCTTTTAACTCAGCTAAAGAAGCAGGTATCATTAAGTGGAACTTAAAAATATAACCAAAGTTTTTTAAGCATAGACCTTTGTTATACATTTTCTCATAAAATCCCGAAGTCAACGATTTGACTTTCGGGATTTTTATTGTTGTTTTTTAGGAGATGTCGTTCCTTTATCATGAGAGATTTTTTCTATCTTAAAAGTAATGATATCTTCTTTTCTTGAAGTTTGATCGAATCCACTATTGATGAGCACTCTTTGTGAGGGAATATTTCCTTTAGCACATTCGGCTTCTACACCTTTAACACCTGGTTGTTGAAAAGCCCAGTTACATATTGCCTTTACAGCCTCTGTAGCAAAGCCTTGATTGCGTTTTGAGATAACAACCTGGTAACCAATCTCAAGTACCCCATCCCTTCCCTTCCCTTTAAATCCAATATCACCAAGAATCTCTTCTGCGTTTCGGTCAACCATCACCCATGGCCCATAACCCAACTCATTTTGGTTTTTTTCTAACATCTCTACGTATAGAGGTAATATCGCTTTTAAACCATCGTGCGGCCAGTTCTCATCCCACGGCAATTGAAAAGTGTGGTAAAAAACGAGAGGCTTTTTTATAATCAATTGCGCTAAATCAATTGAGATGGGTATAAATCTTATACGACTCGTCAAAAACTCCATCTAATGTCACTCCTTTTCAGCTGATACAGTGCTATCTACTTACTCTTACGATCCATTTACCCTTTTATAAGTTATTAAAAAAGCAATTAGATTACAATAATAATCTAATTGCTATCTTGTCAGCCTAATTTGATAGAGTGTCCTGTGCTTCTGTTCTTAAAAGCCAAAAATAGCTTTCAGCATACTAGTGGTCGTCCCACCATCATAAATAATATATAACAGAAGGTACACCATAACCCCCGTAACGGCTGTACTAAACCAAATAATACTCGTTATCGGCCCAACTTTACGGTGTTTAGGGATTTTCCTTTTGAAGCCTAACGTTAGCGAAACGATTCCAAATACTGCTCCTACAGTTGCCAGGATAATATGGAAAATCAGAAAAATCGTATAGAAAATTTTTAAATCATCTGGACCGCCAAAGCTCGTATTTCCTACCAAGATCGTTCGGCTTACATAAATAACAAAAAATGTTAATGCACTAATAGAGGCGGCAATCATTGTAGCTCGATGTGCCTGAGGCCTATTTATAGCAATTAATCGCCATCCAATAGCTACTAAAATGGCACTTAGTACGATGAAGAACGTACTTAATGTTGGTAATAATGGCATGTGCTTTCTCCTTTTACAGTAAATCTCTAATGACTGGATATAATCATTTTATAAGACTGCTACCGGCATCATGTATCGGTTTGGACATGAGTTGGCAATGGATCAATTGTATCCCTTTCACGATTAAACCAGCTGAAAAAGATATGGGCAATAATAGCACCAAAAATAATCTCTTGTGTAACCTTCATAATGATTCCACCAAGCTGCTGATCTTGAGTTATCGGCATTGAGGTAAAGTATTCAGGACCACTTAATTGATTTGATAAACCAGCCAGTACATCTGTCGGTACACATAAGCTCATCGCTTGGAGCCAGGCACCTGATTGTGAATAAGTATCATAGAGTGGTGTCCCGGAGAAAATAATTAAACCACAGGCTGGCGTAATTAATACTCCATTAGCAAAAATAAAACCAATTTTTAAAATCGGGCTCATCCGATCAGTTTCTTCAATAGGAGGATAGACAGCCAACCACATACAAAAGGCCGTAAACAATATAACCGTAGTAATCACCGCATGGGCAATTTCGCTTGATTTAGCGTAATCGAATATATCTGGCATATGATAGATGGAAAACAATCCATTAAATAATAATAAAGAGATTAACGGCCTTGTTAACAGTCGTAAAACGGAACTGAGTACTGGAACATCAAAAACCTTTTTCCAAATCCACACAGGAATACCTTTAATGACTAGGAGTGGGAATAGTAAGTAATATAGTGCCATTTGAATCATGTGTGCTGTAAACATGATATGGGCCATTAAATCTATTGGAGCTCCTTTTATAATGTATAACAGAACCATGCCACTATAAAACATAACCTGTTGAAAAGTGGTAGGCTTTGATTCTCCTTGCTTCCGTTTTGGACCAGTGATTATGAAGTAAACGATAGAAAGTACTAAAACAAATAGCAAATAATAGGGACTCCACAAAGCTCGAAACCCGAATATTTGAAGTTCTAACCACATAGGTATCTCACCTCAGATTAAGTATATACTTGATACTCTTCCATTTTATCTAACTTTCGCCTAAAACACGAGTCTTGTCTGCTATCTTTTTTATTGTTCATAATTTAGACATAACTAAACGCTGGAAAGGTGTAAGCACACACTCTGGAAGTAATGACAAATAGGAGGAAATTCATCTTTTCTCACACCTTCTAACATAAGAAAAAGACCGGAAAATCCGGTCTTTTTTTCTCATTTACCACCAAATAATAGTGGTAAAAGTAATAATCGTTAACGTTGCAACACCAATACCGCCATACATCATTACAGCAACCATATCATGTCCTTTATTCTTCATATGCATGAAATAGTACAACTGGAAAAGCACCTGCACCACGGCTAGTAAGAGCAGTGTAGGAATAAGGAAATAGGAGTTAACTTCCAACAGAACCATACCAAAAGCAACGAATGTGAACAGAATCATCATAATAAAACTAATCACTTGCTGTTTCATTTCTTCTTTATTCTGCTTTTTTTCAAAGTCCATTTGTTGACTAGGGGATTTTGAGTGATTTGCCATCATTTAACCCACCTTTCCCATCAGATATACGACAGTAAAGATAAAAACCCAAACAACATCAATGAAGTGCCAATAAAGACTGGCAATATAAAACTTTGGAGCATTGTAAAGGTTAAGTCCACGCTTTGAATTACGGATCATCAGTGCAACAATCCAAGATAACCCAAATAGTACGTGGCCACCATGGAAGCCAACTAAAGTATAGAAGGCAGATCCGAAGGCTGAGGATTGAAATGTAAATTCATACTCGTGTACATAATGCATGAACTCATAAATTTCGAAGCCTAAGAAAGCTAAGCCCAATAGTACGGTAATGCCGAGCCACAGCTGCATCTTACCAAAGTCGTTATTTTTCATGTGGTACATTGCATACACACTAGTTAGAGAACTCGTTAACAGGAGCATCGTCATAATAAATACGAGCTCAAGTCCAAATAAGTTCTCAGGTGTATTCTCTCCCATTGTTGAACCATTTAATGCAAGATACGTACCAAATAAACTTGCAAAAAGTACGGTTTCACCGCCTAAGAAGAACCAAAAGCCAATAAATTTATTTTTTCCTTCAAGGGTGGCTTTTTCCGGCTCATGTGGCATTTGTTTAGGATTCAATACATCCTCATTACTCATTATTCGCCAGCCCCCTTCTCAAGATCTTCTTTATGAATATGGTGTCCAATGTCATCTTTCACTGAACGTGTAAGCATAGATCCAAGGGTGATCCCCATTCCAATAAACACGGCAATCAGCCACATTTTATTGTCAACTTGGTAGATGAACCCAAAACCTGCTATAAACAGACCTAGTGACATCATGAACGGCAGAATGGATGGATTTGGCATATGAATATCACCAAGTGGTTCAGCTGGTGTCATACCCTTCTTACCTTCGCTTTTTTCCACCCATAATGCATCGAGCCCACGAACGAGTGGGGTTTGTTTGAAATTATAATGTGGTGGTGGTGAAGGAATCGACCATTCTAATGTACGCCCATCCCATGGGTCCCCACTTGCCTGTTTTTCCTTTACGGCAGTGTAAACAATATTAATTAAGAAAACGAGTGTACCGATCGCCATTAAAAAGGCTCCTAATGTACTCACTAAGTTTCCTGTGTCCAGCCCCTGATTTGTTTGGAAAGTCCAATAACGGCGTGGCATTCCCATTAAACCTAAGAAATGCTGAATAAAAAATGTTAGATGGAAGCCGATGAAGAATAGCCAGAATGTCCATTTACCTAATTTTTCATTTAGTACTTTGCCAAACATCTTCGGCCACCAGTAATGAAGGGAGGCAAAGATTCCAAAGACTAAACCACCAACGATTACGTAATGAAAGTGAGCTACAACAAAATAGGTATCATGGTACTGGTAGTCAGCAGCAGCTGCTGCCAGCATAACCCCCGTCATACCACCAATGGTAAAGGTAGGAATAAAAGCTACCGACCACAGCATTGATGTGGTCATGCGAATACTTCCGCCCCACATCGTAAACATCCAGTTAAAAATCTTTATTCCGGTAGGGACTGCGATCGCCATTGTTGCTACAGCAAAAATGGAGTTAGCTATCGGTCCCATTCCAACGGTAAACATATGGTGTGCCCATACCATGAATCCTAAGAATCCAATCAGGACAGTTGCAAATACCATGGCTGAATATCCGAATAAACGCTTTTTAGAGAATGTAGAGAAAATTTCACTAAATGCCCCAAATGCTGGCAGTATCAAGATATATACTTCTGGGTGTCCAAAGATCCAGAATAAGTGCTCCCAAATAATAGCATTACCGCCTAGAGCGACGTCGAAGAATGCAGAGCCAAACATACGGTCAAACATCATTAGGAAAAGCCCGACAGTTAGTGCTGGAAATGCAAATAAGATAAGTGTACTTGTTACAAATACTGTCCATGTAAATAACGGCATACGCATAAAGGTCATACCAGGAGCACGCATGTTAACGATCGTAACAAGAAAGTTGATACCACCAATAAGCGTCCCCGCCCCTGATATTTGAAGACCCATTACATAGTAATCTACACCATGACCCGGCGAGGTCGTCGAAAGTGGTGCATAGTTGGTCCATCCTGCATCTGGAGCTCCTCCAGTGAACCAGGAAACGTTAAGAATTAACCCACCAAATAAAAACAACCAAAATCCTAGTGAGTTTAAAAAAGGAAATGCAACATCACGTGCTCCGATTTGTAATGGAACAACGGCATTCATAAAAGCAAATATAAGTGGCATGGCTGCTAAGAAAATCATTGTCGTACCATGCATTGTTATCATTTCATTATAAAGTCCAGCAGATATGAAGTCATTACTAGGCTCCATAAGTTGAATTCGAATTATCATCGCTTCAAGCCCACCGATTAGGAAGAAGAAACCACCTGAGACCAAGTAAAGATGTGCAATCTTTTTATGGTCCACCGTAGTTAAGTAATCCCAAATAGCAGCGCCGAGCCCACGATTTTGTGCAACAGCAGTACTCACGCTTTAACCTCCCTTAAAACCTCTTTCTCACCATTTAAAGTCATTATTCGTTACTACCTTCGTTGTTACTTCCCCCTGCAGATTCAGGAGTAATTTCAGAATGGTCTAATTGCAGCAGATAGTCTGCGATTTTACTTGCTTCCTCTTCAGAAACTAAGTTTGCCGGCATTTGGTTACCAGGTTTAATTTCATGTGGGTTAGTAATCCAATCCACTAAGTTTTCTTTTGTAGGATCAAGAATGCCTGCAATCATCGTACGGTTCCCAAAATTACTTAAATTGGGACCTACACCGGCAGCCGCGTTTCCAATCGCATGACAGCTCATACAGTTGTTTTGGAACAATTCTTGACCTTCTTGAGCAGAAGCCGTTTCAGGTTGTGCTTCAGGATCGATATTTTGCATATCTTCCTTCCACTGTTCAAATTCTTCTGGACTTACCGCTATTACTTTGAAGTCCATTAATGAGTGGGAAGGTCCGCAAAGTTCAGCACATTGCCCCCAGTATACGCCTTCCTCAAAGGCTTCTAAGTACATCGTGTTTACGTTCTCACCCGGGTTAGTATCCATTTTCCCAGCTATGGATGGAACCCAGAATGAGTGAATAACATCACTCGATTTCATGTCTAAGTACACACGTTCACCAGTTGGTATATAAAGGTCCTGGCTTGTAGCTATTTCCTGATCAGCATAATTAAAATGCCACCAGTATTGATTTCCAGTTACTTCAATAGTCAAAGCATCTTCATTACTCTGACCAGATTTGTCTGCTAAATCAAATGTCGCCTGAACAGTAGGAACAGCCAAGACTAGAAGTAAAATAATCGGTATAACTGTCCAAATTATTTCTAAGGCTTTATTTCCTTCTGTTTGTTTAGGAATGAAATCTTCCTGTCCCTTCTTTCGACGATACCGAATAAGTACAAACGTGTAAATCGCCATAACGATAACGAATACAAAAAGCATGATCGCAATACTGATCATCATTAGATCAAATATTAATTCCGATCCGTATCCTTCTGGCTTAAGTGCACTAATGTTATCAACTCCACATCCTGATAGGATGAGAGTTAATGCACCGAAAAAGATTAAAGAACGAAAATTTCGCATCCAACCTCTCATTGAGTGATACCTCTCTTTCTCTTTTGAAATCAATCTTATATTTTGGAACTAACTCCTATAGGAGATAGTTACATTAAA carries:
- a CDS encoding YlbG family protein, with protein sequence MRVKRQGIIVYFQHMKNIRQIKKHGHLIHASKKQKYALLYVDQEDTEFKMEKLERMPFVSRVILSHKPDIRTDYENAKPDKAKQYDYKMGI
- a CDS encoding YlbF family regulator; this encodes MLATMEIVDVLDYSESIGKMVMESEVMQNYQQAKQDLESDADAQKLIRDFNNMKEQYEDVQRFGRYHPDYNNIMKSVRGVKREMDMHETVAHYKKAEREVQKLLDEISQSVAFSVSEQIKVPRNGMVFTDSGCGCGSGGGCGCAS
- the ylbD gene encoding YlbD family protein, whose amino-acid sequence is MSEKVLHPSVQQFKNFVDANPNVKSQIRKNHNLIQSYYEKWMILGEEDSFWKSLPKAKSQTNSNKKDWMKQFGDLMQDVNWEDVSKHIDDLDGAIGQIQQLITTVQRENQKKTRQETMGYPYY
- a CDS encoding CAP domain-containing protein gives rise to the protein MGKKVTGLLLFFLLCGVIYFMIETTSSRELAEEGKETSKPPIGEENLENGESQAHLQEGFFKWLGASSEEILAKFGEPERIDKSSYGYDWWVYSKDEQYFQIGIKDDTVVTSVTYDQYLNEHLKTGESYDRLNQEYAFQNKFPLKDGMFSFELTAKDLNERPLIALNDQWSAQLYFDTFTDKLSAIRAVRNDILLTLQPYQLTYRGELPQQQILTEDDWREINEGSQRQIYEMTNYIRSSKGVDRLKKHKEAAKVAFSHSRDMNQNNYFSHHSQNGNGVGERLRLGDVPFVRAGENIAAQHIDATAAIHGWLNSEGHRASLLDKRYTHIGVGVDHLYYTQNFLSLP
- a CDS encoding CBS domain-containing protein; the protein is MKTVKDVMTSDVSVCQSNETLYDAASMMKQQNVGAIPIADENGQLMGMVTDRDLVIRGYAGKSPDTTPIQQVMSDHLYHVSPETSLEEASQLMAKHQVRRLPVVENGKLTGIISLGDLSKDDMSDHAAGVALQDISERPELH
- a CDS encoding YugN family protein, with the protein product MKLEGTGIDGLLIDVEPLTTIMESNGFILGGSWDYERVSYDYKVDSPEKNITYYIRIQGYAIEGDVDKRNAVIQLVTPLLGKHHYPHGVEYGEQEGFSSSMIDKATNAVKKIQEQVAQHQKS
- the ytvI gene encoding sporulation integral membrane protein YtvI; amino-acid sequence: MFRYLTKRQWMLILLALLFIIAGYFILPISIPLIIALITALFLSPSVRWIQFRFRINRKMSVTIVFLLFLLLISLLGTYAVTGAITQIVQLADNAPSYINQINNVFINWENNLDSFTQNMPPEFVDKVTSELLSTLDATTQTVSQKLQLGNIAAIAAKIPEYLVSFLVYLIALFLFMLDMPRLREKMHNQLTEATSEKVKFMNARLSYVVFGFLKAQFLVSIIIFIVSLIGLFLIAPEVAIVMSLVIWVIDFIPIIGSIAILGPWSLYMFITGDITLGTKLAILAIILLAIRRTVEPKVMGSHIGLSPLATLIAMYLGLQLIGLMGFILGPLTLIAFNSAKEAGIIKWNLKI
- a CDS encoding GNAT family N-acetyltransferase, whose translation is MEFLTSRIRFIPISIDLAQLIIKKPLVFYHTFQLPWDENWPHDGLKAILPLYVEMLEKNQNELGYGPWVMVDRNAEEILGDIGFKGKGRDGVLEIGYQVVISKRNQGFATEAVKAICNWAFQQPGVKGVEAECAKGNIPSQRVLINSGFDQTSRKEDIITFKIEKISHDKGTTSPKKQQ
- a CDS encoding DUF420 domain-containing protein; this translates as MPLLPTLSTFFIVLSAILVAIGWRLIAINRPQAHRATMIAASISALTFFVIYVSRTILVGNTSFGGPDDLKIFYTIFLIFHIILATVGAVFGIVSLTLGFKRKIPKHRKVGPITSIIWFSTAVTGVMVYLLLYIIYDGGTTTSMLKAIFGF
- the ctaG gene encoding cytochrome c oxidase assembly factor CtaG, with amino-acid sequence MWLELQIFGFRALWSPYYLLFVLVLSIVYFIITGPKRKQGESKPTTFQQVMFYSGMVLLYIIKGAPIDLMAHIMFTAHMIQMALYYLLFPLLVIKGIPVWIWKKVFDVPVLSSVLRLLTRPLISLLLFNGLFSIYHMPDIFDYAKSSEIAHAVITTVILFTAFCMWLAVYPPIEETDRMSPILKIGFIFANGVLITPACGLIIFSGTPLYDTYSQSGAWLQAMSLCVPTDVLAGLSNQLSGPEYFTSMPITQDQQLGGIIMKVTQEIIFGAIIAHIFFSWFNRERDTIDPLPTHVQTDT
- the ctaF gene encoding cytochrome c oxidase subunit IVB, translated to MANHSKSPSQQMDFEKKQNKEEMKQQVISFIMMILFTFVAFGMVLLEVNSYFLIPTLLLLAVVQVLFQLYYFMHMKNKGHDMVAVMMYGGIGVATLTIITFTTIIWW
- a CDS encoding cytochrome (ubi)quinol oxidase subunit III produces the protein MSNEDVLNPKQMPHEPEKATLEGKNKFIGFWFFLGGETVLFASLFGTYLALNGSTMGENTPENLFGLELVFIMTMLLLTSSLTSVYAMYHMKNNDFGKMQLWLGITVLLGLAFLGFEIYEFMHYVHEYEFTFQSSAFGSAFYTLVGFHGGHVLFGLSWIVALMIRNSKRGLNLYNAPKFYIASLYWHFIDVVWVFIFTVVYLMGKVG
- the ctaD gene encoding cytochrome c oxidase subunit I is translated as MSTAVAQNRGLGAAIWDYLTTVDHKKIAHLYLVSGGFFFLIGGLEAMIIRIQLMEPSNDFISAGLYNEMITMHGTTMIFLAAMPLIFAFMNAVVPLQIGARDVAFPFLNSLGFWLFLFGGLILNVSWFTGGAPDAGWTNYAPLSTTSPGHGVDYYVMGLQISGAGTLIGGINFLVTIVNMRAPGMTFMRMPLFTWTVFVTSTLILFAFPALTVGLFLMMFDRMFGSAFFDVALGGNAIIWEHLFWIFGHPEVYILILPAFGAFSEIFSTFSKKRLFGYSAMVFATVLIGFLGFMVWAHHMFTVGMGPIANSIFAVATMAIAVPTGIKIFNWMFTMWGGSIRMTTSMLWSVAFIPTFTIGGMTGVMLAAAAADYQYHDTYFVVAHFHYVIVGGLVFGIFASLHYWWPKMFGKVLNEKLGKWTFWLFFIGFHLTFFIQHFLGLMGMPRRYWTFQTNQGLDTGNLVSTLGAFLMAIGTLVFLINIVYTAVKEKQASGDPWDGRTLEWSIPSPPPHYNFKQTPLVRGLDALWVEKSEGKKGMTPAEPLGDIHMPNPSILPFMMSLGLFIAGFGFIYQVDNKMWLIAVFIGMGITLGSMLTRSVKDDIGHHIHKEDLEKGAGE
- the coxB gene encoding cytochrome c oxidase subunit II, whose amino-acid sequence is MRGWMRNFRSLIFFGALTLILSGCGVDNISALKPEGYGSELIFDLMMISIAIMLFVFVIVMAIYTFVLIRYRRKKGQEDFIPKQTEGNKALEIIWTVIPIILLLVLAVPTVQATFDLADKSGQSNEDALTIEVTGNQYWWHFNYADQEIATSQDLYIPTGERVYLDMKSSDVIHSFWVPSIAGKMDTNPGENVNTMYLEAFEEGVYWGQCAELCGPSHSLMDFKVIAVSPEEFEQWKEDMQNIDPEAQPETASAQEGQELFQNNCMSCHAIGNAAAGVGPNLSNFGNRTMIAGILDPTKENLVDWITNPHEIKPGNQMPANLVSEEEASKIADYLLQLDHSEITPESAGGSNNEGSNE